CGCCTGACCACGACCGCACAGGGCAGCGCTCAGGCCAAGCGCTGGCTGGCCGATTACGCCGAGGCGGCGCACGGAATGTTCGGCAACCTGTCAACCGACGAACAGGACACCCTGACCCGGCTGCTGACCAAGCTCGCCGACAGCCTCATCTAGAACCGTCGGGAACATTCGTTGACAGCTCCTTGTTGGCCCCATATTGTTCGAGACAATATAGTTTGATGCCAAAGGAGTTTGCCATGAGTACGCCGGCCACCTTTCCCCTCGGCGCGTTCACCGTTCACCGCGTCGGCTTCGGCGCCATGCAGTTGCCCGGCCCCGGTGCATTCGGGCCACCGCGTGACCACGACCAGGCGATCGCGGTGCTGCGGCGCGCGATCGAACTCGGCGTGGACCACATCGACACCGCGCAGATCTACGGGCCCGACGTCGCCAACGAACTGATCTACGAGGCCCTTCACCCCTACCCCGAAAACCTCGCCATCGTGAGCAAGGTCGGCGGCAGGCGCGACGATCGGGCCAACTGGTTGCCCGCGCAGGAACCTGAACAGCTGCGCGAGGACATCGAAATAAACCTGCGGACGCTGAAGGTGGATCAGCTGGCCGCGGTGAACCTGCGCCTGTTCGACGACCCGGACGGCGGCCCGGTCAACCATGACCTGTTCGAGCGGCAACTGGACGCGATGATCGCCGCGCGCGACGAGGGTCTGATCGGAGGTATCGGGCTCAGCAACATCGTCCGTGAACATCTGGAGATCGCGCTGCAGCGCACCGACATCGTGTGCGTCCAGAACGCCTACAACATTGCCGACCGTTCGTCGCAGCCCGTACTCGACCTGTGTATCGAACGCGGTATCGCATTCGTGCCGTTCTTCCCGCTGGGATCGGCCTTCGCAGCCGACAATCCGGTGCTCGGCCATCCGACGGTCAAGCGCCTGGCCGACGAAACGGGTTACACGCCCGCACAAGTGGCGCTTGCCGCCACCTTGGGCCTGGCGCCCAACGTCCTGCTGATCCCGGGCACGTCCTCGGTGGCACATCTGGAGGAGAACATGGCGGTCGCCGGTATCGAACTGCCGTCCGACGTCACATTCTGACCGTTTTGACCGGGGCCGGCCGGAGGTTCGCCGAGCCGGCCCCGGTGAGCGGATGGGCGGTCAGGAGTGGGTGGTGGCCGACACCACCTGAGCGGGTATGGCCGTCGACGTGGCGCCGAGCTGGTTGACGACGAATTGTGCTGCCTGCTGGGCCATTCCGTTGTTCTTGTAGGCACTGTGGGCGGCCCGGTCCAGCCCGCCGGGATAGCAGACCGGATCACCCTGGTTGCACAGCTGCAGAGTCTTGGTCGCGTAGGCCGGGCCGATGGCCAGCGGCGGCGCCGAATGGTCGACCAGGCCGAGGAAGAACGGGGACGGGGTACCGAACAGCACGACCGCCGCGACATGCGAGGCGATCGCCGGTGGCATCGGCCCGTTGATTCCCGCGGGCAGCTGGTAGCCGGCCGGGACG
This genomic window from Mycolicibacterium goodii contains:
- a CDS encoding oxidoreductase; amino-acid sequence: MSTPATFPLGAFTVHRVGFGAMQLPGPGAFGPPRDHDQAIAVLRRAIELGVDHIDTAQIYGPDVANELIYEALHPYPENLAIVSKVGGRRDDRANWLPAQEPEQLREDIEINLRTLKVDQLAAVNLRLFDDPDGGPVNHDLFERQLDAMIAARDEGLIGGIGLSNIVREHLEIALQRTDIVCVQNAYNIADRSSQPVLDLCIERGIAFVPFFPLGSAFAADNPVLGHPTVKRLADETGYTPAQVALAATLGLAPNVLLIPGTSSVAHLEENMAVAGIELPSDVTF